Genomic DNA from Felis catus isolate Fca126 chromosome E3, F.catus_Fca126_mat1.0, whole genome shotgun sequence:
gaaaatcataagagaaaatacctttatagtactgtactgtatttattgaaaaaaaaatcttcataggggcacctaagtggctcagtcagttgggcgtctgacgtTGGCTagcgtcatgatctcatgcttcatgggttcgagccccacatggggctctgtgctgatagctcagagcctggagcctgcttgggattctgtctcctctctctgcccctcggctgcttgtgttctctctctctctctcaaggatgaataaacactaaaaaaaaaaaaaaaaaaaaagaaaaaaatctgcatatagaTGGCCCTGCACAGTttaaacccgtgttgttcaagggtcaactgcactTGTGGAGAGCATCGGGGAGGAGCTCAGAGTTTTAATTAAGACTTTAGGGCTGCTCGgcgagataacaaatgctggagGAAGAGCTGTGGTGGCATGAGGAGGGGTATAATTAGCCCTTCCCTTGGCTTCTCAAAGTACTCTGTTTATCTTCTTGTTACACTACATTTTTAGCACCAGTGCTCTGTGACACACTTgtggctgtctctgtctccccagcgGGCCGAAACCCTGACTGATTCACTGTCCGGATCCTCAGCAAGGAGATTTGAGATGATGACATGTCACACCCCTCGGCTGGAGTAATGCTAGCAATAACTAGCATTCTGCGTGAGCTCATCTCATATGCTGGGTACTCAACTAAGAGCTTAATGTGGATTAGGCCATAGAATCCCCACTGTGACCCTAAGAGGTAGAATTATTAACGtttaacagataaagaaactaagtcACAGAGAAGTTAAAGTCAGATGGCCACGATCACACATTTCTTAATCACGATGTCTCCATAATCCTAGGACTCTCGCACAACATTGGAGTTTTGTGTGGCAGGAGATTCCAATCCTATCTGATAGATAAAGAAagtaaagctcagagaggttttcTCCAAGGTTACATGAAGGGGACAGTAATAGAAATGAGTGTGAAGGGTAAGATAGACATatggcaacatggatgaatcttaaaaaataacactgaatgggggtgcctggctggctcagtcagaagagcgtgcgagtcttgatcttggggtcatgggttcgagccccatgttggatgtagggattatgaaaacaaaactttaaaaatttttactctgtcttgggacgcctgggtggctcggtcagttaagcgtctgacttcagctcaggtcatgatctcacggtccgtgagttcaagccccgggctctgtgctgacagctcagagcctggagcctgtttcggattctgtgtctccctctctctctgaccctcccctgttcatgctctgtctctctctgtctcaaaaataaataaatgttaaaaaaaaaagtaaaaaaatttttttaaaatagtgatgaatgaaaaagttaacaaatacatattcataGATATATAACCGTTTGCGTCAACATGCACCGCATActacacatttttcaaaatgtatacaaAGCAAAAAATTACACACAAAGCACATTAGGGTGGTTGCCTTAGGGCGAGGGATAGGAGTGAGCTATGAGGCTACCTTAGTCTGCTTcagctgccataacagaataccacggACTAGGAATCTTAAACAAAAGACATCAACTTTCACATAGTTCTGGAGACCggaagtccaacatcaaggtgCTAGCAGAGTTGGTTTCTGGCGAGGTTGATTTCTGGTTTCCTTGGGTCGCAGAGAGCCaccttctgtgtcctcacatggtcacATGGCCCCTCCTCTGGGCCTGCGCAGAGATCACAggtgtcttttcttataaggaccccAGACCTGTTACTGGATTGAAGtcccttatgacttcatttaacctcaATTACCttcttaaaggccctatctccaaatacaatcacattgcGGGTTAGGGCTCCATCACATGATTTTGGGGTCGGGGGGACACAGTTGAGTTCGCAACAGGGGTTaatagggaaataataaatagaaccacaaggaatgggaaaagaaaatgaggttgGAGCAGTAGACAGGATCCAGATCAAGCAGGGCCCAATAGGCCATAGGAAGGAGATCATCTgtaaaggctcagagaggtcactcAGTTCGTAAAGTCTAACGCCAGGGTTTGTGTATGTAGCTGATTGATTCCAAAGCACATGTCATCTGACACTGCTTGAGTCCTGATAACTAAGTGGAAATGCATGTATTTCATTTTACCATGAGGAAAATGGAGTTTAGAGAAGTCAAATGACTTGCCCAGGTCACGTAGTAAGTGATAGAACTGAGGTTTGCAGAGTTCTTTCTGCCTCCAAAGCAAGGCTCCTTTTATATGTTCTGCAGCCTCCCAGCCTTTGGCCCTGACCAACTTCATTCACTTGTTATTTTACGCACTCATTCATCGAGTATATTATTTATTggcaccttctctgtgccaggccctgtgcaaGACACCGAAGACATAGAAATGAAGAgaacatggtccctgccctcagaaaGCTCAGCCAGTAGAAAAGATAGCCAGATAAACAAATGAGAGCATTGGAGAGGCTTGTGAAAGGTGTTAGGGTCTGGAGGAGGGAAAATGACTCTGCCTGGGGTAGTTGCGCAAGATTTCTTAGAGGAAGATCTTTGAATCAAACCCTTGAAAGATCAAGAATACCAGAAGAAAAAACTCAATGTGGGCAGAACAAAGGATGTGGGCACTCTCCAAGGGCAAGTGAGAGAAGGGGTGATGAGTCCAGATGTGGAAGGCTCTGACTACCAGGCCAGAACTCAGACTTAATTCTGAGGCCACTGGGAAGCCCCTGAAGGGGCTAGAGCAGGTGAGTGCCTTGGCCAGGATTCTAAAGTACGGTATCTCTGCCAGGGGTGTCCAAAGACTTGAAGTCCTTTTAAGAATCAGTTGAGCTGGTAAGGAAAATTGACGGCCCCTCCCACCTCTAATCTTGTTATGACTTTTGGTCCACGTAGACCgtgggaactttaaaaaattttaaccatcCCAGTCAAAGCCTTCATCTCACTTACTAGAGAtactaacttccttccttcctctctgcctacACCCACCTCCCACCAGGGTGATGGGGCTACAGTGGGGGCTTGGGAAAAAGGTGTGTAGAGAACCGAGGGGTTGAAGCTtcccatggtgggggggggggggttgccaaAGGGATCCCGTAAGTGAGAACTCCAGGTATTCTTGGTCTTGGCTTTCCCCACCTCTCCGGCCCAGTTTGAGCATCTCAGCTTCCTACATTgcccgccccccccttttttttttttttgccacactCAACTTCCTGCCTCACCAGAGGAagtggagagagacagcaggtgCAGCGACAGCTAGCAGGACCATGGTGAGTCCTTATGCCCAGGAATACAGGCATCTCTGCcttcagcccccagcccccagagtAGCCAGATCCAGGCCAACCCACAGCAGGCTGACTTCTCGCTCCTGAGGTCAGGTTATACCGGAGGGCCCTTCCTGCTGCCCCCAGCAGCCTCATACTGTCTACCCCCCACCAACAGGACAAGGAGTATGTGGGTTTCGCTGCCCTCCCCAACCAGCTGCACCGCAAGTCCGTCAAGAAAGGCTTTGACTTCACACTCATGGTGGCAGGTCTGATGGGTTTTGTATAGGGGaccggtggggggagggggtcctcaAGCCACTCTGGCTGTCTCCTCACCTGACCAGGAGGACCTGTCCTGTCTACAGGGGAGTCAGGCCTGGGAAAATCCACCCTCATCAACAGCCTGTTTCTCACCAATCTCTATGAGGACCGGCACCTGCCAGAGGCCAGTGGTAAGATCCTCCCGTCCTCTccaggttctctgtctctcccatccccaggctgcactctctttcttttcatctggGTCTCCCATGACTTTCTGGGGGACTCAGGCAGCTCGCTGCTTTCTTGAGAAACTGAAAGATGGCTGGGGGCAACTGTGATTCTGAGAACGGAGATCAGTCCTGTCTCAGGCCCCTACCCAGCTCCCTGtcctccctgtcctctctctgtcctcacagcTCGCTTGACACAAACACTGACCATTGAGCGCCGGGGTGTGGAGATCGAGGAGGGGGGTATAAAGGTGAAGCTGACCCTGGTGGACACACCTGGCTTTGGGGACTCAGTGGATTGCTCAGACTGgtgaggagcaggggaaggagcgGGGGCTAAGCTTCCTGGTATGGCTACTCTATGAAGACTAAGGGATCAGTTACAGGGCTGGtctgctctgcccctgctctcccCAAAAGGTGGGGTCTGTTTCTGGTGTCCATGCAGCCAAAGTGCCCAGTGTTTCCTGACACCCTGCCAGTCTCCTCTGATGTCTTTAGTTGGAGCCAAAGAAACaagtccccctgcccccccccaactcctggcTAGCCTTGGCCCCTTCCCTATGCTGTGGCCCCTCATCTCTGACTGTACTCTCTCCTCCCATACCCTAGCTGGCTGCCTGTAGTGCGCTTTATTGAGGAGCAATTTGAGCAGTATCTTAGGGATGAGAGTGGCCTGAACCGGAAGAACATTCAGGACTCCCGTGTCCACTGCTGCCTCTACTTCATCTCACCCTTTGGCCGAGGGTCTGGGGGGATaccctgggggctggggtgtttggggaggggtgggggagggtctcaGTGGCTTAAGACTGAACCCTGACCAAATCCCTCGGTGCAGGCTCCGTCCCCTAGATGTGGCCTTTCTCCGGGCAGTGCACGAAAAGGTCAACATCATCCCAGTCATTGCCAAAGCAGATGCCCTGATGCCTAAGGAAACCCAGGCCCTCAAGCAGAGGGTAGGTCTGGTGACCTCTGACCTTTGGCCCTACATGAAACCAAAAGTCGCCATCAAACCTGAACTCAGCTTTGACTTCGTTGATCTTGGGCTAGCCTTTTGGAAGCATGATGTGTCAGGCTAGTCTGTGGGAGAAAATTCCTGAGGAAGATGGGGAGTAAGCTGACTGAAGGAGCTGTGTCTCTGGAGGCTCAGAATGGAACCCCTGGGCTGGATGCTTTGCTAAGGCCTGAGAGTGGCAGCAAAGATATGATCACTCTTGATAGCCCTCCAGCCCCAGGATAATGACCCCCACTCCAAtgacttaagtaatctctacactcaacatggggctgaaactcacaatccccgagatcaagagtcacatgctccacggactgagccagccaggcacccctttgagATTTTGGTTTGGGGTATCCTATATGTCCACCTCTCACCATCTCTttcatgtctttctctctgtctctgaccacCTGGGACCTGTATCTCATTGTCTCCCACCAGGCAATGTCTGCTGCTCACagcctctgtgtttctctctgtgtctgttcccAGATCCGGGACCAGTTGAAGGAGGAGGAGATCAACATCTACCAGTTTCCCGATTGTGACTCTGATGAGGACGAAGACTTCAAGAGGCAGGATGCAGAGATGAAGGTGCAGAGGcaaaaggaggaaggggcagagaagcaggggaggaggaggtgttgGTGGAAGCTGACAAGGAGGTTTCTGGCGAGGAGGGGCCAACGGTGATTCCCTGACTTCTGCCCTCCAGGAAAGCATCCCTTTCGCAGTTGTCGGTTCCTGCGAGGTAGTGAGGGACGGTGGGACCCGTCCAGTGAGGGGACGCCGCTACTCCTGGGGTACTGTGGAGGGTGAGTAAGGTGGGGCACGCGTTCTGAGGCCAACAGGGAGCCCAGAACGCCGCTGAGTTAACAGCACCCAACATATGAAGTTGGGACGATCTCCGGTCCCGGGGGTCTTAAGAATCAAGAGGGGTCCTTGGACTGCAGACCCTCACCTAGAGTGGGGGCAGGACTCCGGGCAGACTTGACCCGGCCAAGAAGCTCCCTGACGCTCGCCGGTCCGCCCCTCAGTGGAGAACCCACATCACTGCGATTTCCTGAACCTGCGACGGATGCTGGTGCAGACACACCTACAGGACCTGAAGGAGGTGACCCACGATATTCTCTATGAGGGCTACCGGGCCAGCTGCCTACAAAGCCTGGCCCGGCCTGGGGCGCGTGATCGAGCCAGCCGCAGGTGAGAGCTCGAGCTCAGTCCTAGATGCTCCCAAGGCCCGGCCCTCACTACCCCGGACCCCGCCTTCACCATCCAGACCGATCCCCCAGAATCTTTCCCCACCCACTTTGCTGACGGCATTGGAAGGACAAGGCCCCGCCTCCTAGACCCCAACCTCGCCCCACGCCCTGCCTCGCGGCTGTGACCCACAACCAAGGGTCCCGTCCTTGATtccctgtcctccccccccccccaccccgccctctaGTAAGCTTTCCCGCCAGAGCGCTACAGAGATCCCGCTGCCCATGCTGCCTCTGGCCGAGACCGAGAAGTTGATCCGCGAGAAAGATGAAGAGGTGAGCAAGTACCTCgcttcccaccccccctccccgaccAAGAATCCAAGTCCTCTGCGAAGTCCCTTTCTGGCCTCGCCCGGTCCCACCGCCTGCAATCTTGCCCCGCGCAGCTGCGCCGCATGCAggagatgctggagaagatgcaGGCCCAGATGcagcagagccagactcagggcgaGCAGTCGGACGCACTCTGaggcccccgccccggccctgcTTTACCTCGGCTCCGCCTTCAGTCCGTCTTTTGTCCAATCCCCGAGCCTCTGGCTGCCGGGCGCTTAATCCCAGAGCCCCAAACTGAGAAGTCCGCCCCGGCGCTGGGTTCTCGGGCTAACAGGTTCCCGCAATGCCAGAGTTTGTAGCTCCGACTttggccccgcccctccccgccccgccccgcgcttcccaccccgccccctgaCTCCCATCTCCGCCCCTCTTCCCCCAAGTTGtgacttcaataaaaagtttcccCGAAGCCACTCGCGTCTTCGCTTTCCCAGCGGGAATAAGTAGCGGGTGAAACCGCCCCACCCAGGCCTCCGGGCCActctttactcattcatttgttgGGAGCTGTCTTGGTACCAGGCAGTGTTTCAGCCGGGCATCCCACCTGAGCCCCTCTCCCACAAATGCACCGAAGGCGCCGCAGCTAAGAAACAAAGACCAGTTGAGTTTTATTAGGAGTCGGGGTGGGGGGTCGGACTGGCAGGAGGCATTGGCCAGCAGAGGCCTAAGAGGGTCCCCTACTCCTGGTCCTTGGCGTCGCCATGCGTGATGACGTAGCAGATGTTCTTGTAGTCTACATTGCCTCCCACGTCGGGGGGGAACGCTGCCCACATGTTCCTGATCTGGGGAAAGATTCAGGGGCGTCTTCTACCGGTTGCGTAcgctcccctcacccctccctctgcGTCTCCCgggcccctccccaactcacctCTTCCGGGGAGAAGCGGTCGCACTGCGTGGTAAGCAGCTCCTCCAGGCTGGAGAGAGGTGACATATGGGGAGTTGAGACTGGGCTTCGTGGTTCctttccactccctcccacctcatCCTTTGTTGTCATTCCTGGTATCATCTTCAAAACCGAAGTCACTGTAGATCCCTCACTGGTCTCCCAGTCTGGCCTCCCTGCTTTTGCTCTTCCCCTCCCGAATGTGCTATCAAAATGTACTCCTATTGCCCATTTCCACAGTTCTAATTTTTCCCTTATTCCCTCCCTTATACCTAACCCTTGGTAAGAATTTAAGGAGGCTTTCTGTGTGTGAGCAGCTGGAGAGGGTCACTTACAACTGCTTCTTGATGGTGCCCTTCCCCTCATGATCCAGGACCTTGAAGGCTCCAGTGATCACGTCCTCAGGATCAGCACCTGCAGGGTCAGAGGGCATGTGAAGCGGAAGGGTCCCTGAACGGTCTGTCCTTGAAAGGTCTGGGGAGGAGTGGTTGGGGGCTTAGATCCAAGACACTTCATTCACCTTTAAGCTTCTCTCCAAACATGGTCAGGAAGACGGTGAAGTTGATGGGACCACTGGCTTCCTTCATCATGGCATCTAGCTCCTCATTCTTCACATTGAGGCGCcctggagcagggtggggggagctggAGTGGGGTCCTGGGGCCAAGGGTTGATCCTTCCCATAATTTCAGATCATCCCACCCACTTTTTGCCTGGGCAGGCTGAGGCCCAAGGTGGGGCTAGCAGGGCTGAAACCCAAGGCTTCCATATTCCCAGTACTTCCTCAGTCTTGAGTCTTTATGGGTGGGATAAGGGGCTCACCCATGGCTGCGAAGGTGTCCCGCAGATCTTCCTTGTCGATAATGCCATCACGGTTCTGGTCGATTACCGTGAAGGCCTGCGCAaggtaggggcagggaggggttaGGTCCCTTATGGCCGGGCTTCAGCATCCCTATCCCAGGCAGATCAGATTCTGGCCCCCAGCCAGCTGTCTTCTTACATGCCAAGCAGGGAGGGGAGCAAGGAATTCTaaacccttcccctcccccccccaaacagGTGCACATTCCAGGGAGGGGTATGAGGGGGGAGGAACAGCAGGGGGTGCCTTTGGTCAGCCTTcagtctcccttctcctctcaccTCCTTGAACTCTTGGATCTGAGTCTGGTCGAACATGGAGAAGACATTGGAGCTTCCGCCCTCTGCTGCCGCCCTTCTCCTGGCCTTCTTGGGTGCCTGCGGGGTGAGGGATGGGCAAAGGGGTCTATGGGCCAATCCCTACTCCTCTCTGGAGGCAGTGGATTAGATTCAGGGTTCTTTGGGTCATTTTTCTAAAGCAACTGTTCTGGCTCTAGGCTTCCCCTCCCTTATGACCTCTGCTGAGGGGACTTGCTTAAATCTGTATCCCTAAATTCCTGTCCTTCATCCTACCCAACAAGTGGGACTTCTCAACAagtccccttctctgtgccctgaGCCTGTCTCCTCTGAGTCCCAGACTTGTTGTGTGACCTAATCTACTCATTCACCCTGTCTGAACCTCtacttcctcatttataaaatgggagttGGACTTCTTGCCTGGCTGGTCCCAGAGGGTTTGGGGAAGAGGGAGTGCAGAAAGGTGCAGAGGATGCTTTGAGAGGGACAGGTCTGTGAGTGGAGAGTCTGGGCAGATTATCCTTGGTTGGGTCCTTTAAGCCGTCATTCTGTACGATCCCCATTAGTAATGCCAAGAAAGGGaggattcatctttttttctcttactggaCTGGGAATCGGCTATGTTCTTTTCAAAAGTGAAGCTGCCCTGAGGTCTGAGGGGTCTGGGGGATTCTCACTCACCATGTCTTCGGTCTCCTGGGGGCAAGGCAGTGGCTCTGGCTGGAAAGGAGCAGAGTCAGCCTGGGGCAGTCCCTCTGGGGTTATATAGTCCTGCCCCAGGGAGCCCTCAACATTCCAAGGTAACCTTAGCCCTTTCGGTGCCCACCCCAGATACCAAAATAGCCCAGCTGAGGGCCTCTCCTTTCTTGGAGGGCCAAGCAGCagctggagcccagggagggaggagggagtgggtcTTGGGATGCATGTCTCACTGGGACCTGGGTAGAAAGGGATGTTCTCTTTCCCAAAAGCGGGCTGGAATGTGCCAGAGTTCAGAGAGGACCCAACCTGAGGGACAGTACTGGGGGAGAGATGAACCAGGCCCCTGTACCCCTGAGTGGGTGGgtccagatttatttattt
This window encodes:
- the SEPTIN1 gene encoding septin-1 isoform X2, whose product is MWKALTTRPELRLNSEATGKPLKGLEQRKWRETAGAATASRTMDKEYVGFAALPNQLHRKSVKKGFDFTLMVAGESGLGKSTLINSLFLTNLYEDRHLPEASARLTQTLTIERRGVEIEEGGIKVKLTLVDTPGFGDSVDCSDCWLPVVRFIEEQFEQYLRDESGLNRKNIQDSRVHCCLYFISPFGRGLRPLDVAFLRAVHEKVNIIPVIAKADALMPKETQALKQRIRDQLKEEEINIYQFPDCDSDEDEDFKRQDAEMKESIPFAVVGSCEVVRDGGTRPVRGRRYSWGTVEVENPHHCDFLNLRRMLVQTHLQDLKEVTHDILYEGYRASCLQSLARPGARDRASRSKLSRQSATEIPLPMLPLAETEKLIREKDEELRRMQEMLEKMQAQMQQSQTQGEQSDAL
- the SEPTIN1 gene encoding septin-1 isoform X1, coding for MWKALTTRPELRLNSEATGKPLKGLEQRKWRETAGAATASRTMDKEYVGFAALPNQLHRKSVKKGFDFTLMVAGGPVLSTGESGLGKSTLINSLFLTNLYEDRHLPEASARLTQTLTIERRGVEIEEGGIKVKLTLVDTPGFGDSVDCSDCWLPVVRFIEEQFEQYLRDESGLNRKNIQDSRVHCCLYFISPFGRGLRPLDVAFLRAVHEKVNIIPVIAKADALMPKETQALKQRIRDQLKEEEINIYQFPDCDSDEDEDFKRQDAEMKESIPFAVVGSCEVVRDGGTRPVRGRRYSWGTVEVENPHHCDFLNLRRMLVQTHLQDLKEVTHDILYEGYRASCLQSLARPGARDRASRSKLSRQSATEIPLPMLPLAETEKLIREKDEELRRMQEMLEKMQAQMQQSQTQGEQSDAL
- the SEPTIN1 gene encoding septin-1 isoform X3, producing MGLQWGLGKKRKWRETAGAATASRTMDKEYVGFAALPNQLHRKSVKKGFDFTLMVAGGPVLSTGESGLGKSTLINSLFLTNLYEDRHLPEASARLTQTLTIERRGVEIEEGGIKVKLTLVDTPGFGDSVDCSDCWLPVVRFIEEQFEQYLRDESGLNRKNIQDSRVHCCLYFISPFGRGLRPLDVAFLRAVHEKVNIIPVIAKADALMPKETQALKQRIRDQLKEEEINIYQFPDCDSDEDEDFKRQDAEMKESIPFAVVGSCEVVRDGGTRPVRGRRYSWGTVEVENPHHCDFLNLRRMLVQTHLQDLKEVTHDILYEGYRASCLQSLARPGARDRASRSKLSRQSATEIPLPMLPLAETEKLIREKDEELRRMQEMLEKMQAQMQQSQTQGEQSDAL
- the SEPTIN1 gene encoding septin-1 isoform X4, encoding MGLQWGLGKKDKEYVGFAALPNQLHRKSVKKGFDFTLMVAGGPVLSTGESGLGKSTLINSLFLTNLYEDRHLPEASARLTQTLTIERRGVEIEEGGIKVKLTLVDTPGFGDSVDCSDCWLPVVRFIEEQFEQYLRDESGLNRKNIQDSRVHCCLYFISPFGRGLRPLDVAFLRAVHEKVNIIPVIAKADALMPKETQALKQRIRDQLKEEEINIYQFPDCDSDEDEDFKRQDAEMKESIPFAVVGSCEVVRDGGTRPVRGRRYSWGTVEVENPHHCDFLNLRRMLVQTHLQDLKEVTHDILYEGYRASCLQSLARPGARDRASRSKLSRQSATEIPLPMLPLAETEKLIREKDEELRRMQEMLEKMQAQMQQSQTQGEQSDAL
- the SEPTIN1 gene encoding septin-1 isoform X5, which gives rise to MGLQWGLGKKDKEYVGFAALPNQLHRKSVKKGFDFTLMVAGESGLGKSTLINSLFLTNLYEDRHLPEASARLTQTLTIERRGVEIEEGGIKVKLTLVDTPGFGDSVDCSDCWLPVVRFIEEQFEQYLRDESGLNRKNIQDSRVHCCLYFISPFGRGLRPLDVAFLRAVHEKVNIIPVIAKADALMPKETQALKQRIRDQLKEEEINIYQFPDCDSDEDEDFKRQDAEMKESIPFAVVGSCEVVRDGGTRPVRGRRYSWGTVEVENPHHCDFLNLRRMLVQTHLQDLKEVTHDILYEGYRASCLQSLARPGARDRASRSKLSRQSATEIPLPMLPLAETEKLIREKDEELRRMQEMLEKMQAQMQQSQTQGEQSDAL
- the MYLPF gene encoding myosin regulatory light chain 2, skeletal muscle isoform; this translates as MAPKKARRRAAAEGGSSNVFSMFDQTQIQEFKEAFTVIDQNRDGIIDKEDLRDTFAAMGRLNVKNEELDAMMKEASGPINFTVFLTMFGEKLKGADPEDVITGAFKVLDHEGKGTIKKQFLEELLTTQCDRFSPEEIRNMWAAFPPDVGGNVDYKNICYVITHGDAKDQE